The following are from one region of the Silene latifolia isolate original U9 population chromosome 9, ASM4854445v1, whole genome shotgun sequence genome:
- the LOC141601844 gene encoding uncharacterized protein LOC141601844, producing the protein MGSIGFWNVRGMNSMNKQADIKWFLHTNNVGLCGLLETRVRTGSINKVHQGLGNNWKVVHNNNAHDGGRIWVIWVPAIFTVDILACEAQVIHSKVTSLQSGIVWWLSMVVMGDFNNVLALNERLGSEVTNYEIKDFQNCVADCGLVDVPAHGAYFTWNNKHDPGDMVFSRIDRVRSNDEWLLQFPDVSIMLLEK; encoded by the exons ATGGGTAGTATAGGGTTCTGGAATGTTAGAGGCATGAATAGTATGAATAAGCAGGCTGATATTAAATGGTTTCTCCATACTAATAATGTAGGTTTATGTGGGCTATTAGAAACTAGGGTTAGAACTGGTTCTATCAATAAGGTCCATCAAGGGCTAGGTAATAATTGGAAGGTAGTTCATAATAATAATGCTCATGATGGTGGTAGGATTTGGGTAATTTGGGTTCCTGCTATCTTCACTGTTGATATCCTTGCTTGTGAGGCTCAGGTGATTCATTCCAAAGTTACTTCTTTGCAGTCTGGCATTGTTTGGTGGCTATCAATG GTTGTCATGGGGGATTTTAATAATGTCTTAGCTTTGAATGAAAGGCTGGGGTCTGAGGTTACCAATTATGAGATCAAAGATTTCCAAAATTGTGTGGCTGATTGTGGTTTAGTGGATGTTCCTGCACATGGGGCCTATTTTACCTGGAATAATAAGCATGACCCAGGAGATATGGTGTTTAGTAGAATTGATAGGGTGAGGAGCAATGATGAGTGGCTTTTGCAATTTCCTGATGTTAGCATTATGTTgttggaaaagtag